A stretch of Coccidioides posadasii str. Silveira chromosome 2, complete sequence DNA encodes these proteins:
- a CDS encoding uncharacterized protein (EggNog:ENOG410PISF~COG:J~BUSCO:1377at33183), with amino-acid sequence MTGASKRRRRHGGPTNSAAKLQNTTVEQYDGPSNQGRQPVNAGVMSAPANTPMNFSPIKSPALGRETGPGPLSPQTNASNQMLDPARDTDMCHDIEFSLKFSSSFFHHFPFCIMSNNMAAKDKGKKKAEPTYDVYDQFNVRNWTFYETDPDKYFENITLVKRPGFNTTGKEITVSVNSYPIIQFPNKTVYQYDVLIGNGAEKRAVVDKVWNAKTRKDKLGKFWIFDGNKLAWSTNKLNQDVNVLIDLDAEAGRSGSNGKNVFRLVVRPTKKINLAVLDEYVRGTMPLKEDAQEAFNFLDHLLRETPSRTFIPIKRSFFSEDNPKHDLGCGVFAYKGIYQAIRAVHPGRLAVNVDVSNSCFWSLYSLIGLAIGLMDLRDVQQLMHYSKPVEDPYGGHQPSKEFQLLNRLHKLRVQANYRGCPCVGKEWTIKEFLLVNAKQYTFDVKDRATGKSRTMNIYDYFKEKYSIILDYWQLPVVRMTKGSVVYPMELLAVYRAQKYPFKLNEFQTSEMIKFAASKPNERRQAIERCKINLRHSEDPILKEYGLKVADSMMRTKARLLPNPEILFGGNQKCNPGTNGRWDLRGKKFYLPNARPLKSWGVGYFKGRHPINGPQIEAFCDNLVRTYQGHGGIVETKRPFIMELPQDPAKAVYDLYNAVGNNYNQRPQLLILIVQDRHSFHYLRIKKSCDCRFGVPSQVLQGRQVVKGSGQYISNVLMKINAKLGGTTARSHSRYNTSLPPFTMIIGADVSHSSPGSYAPSMASFTVCMDTFGGRYTAGCETNGERREIISPLNIKEILSPLIREWVMNIGNGRNPENLYYFRDGVSEGQQQHILQREIRHIKDIFKEIAMGKEWEGKLTVVICSKRHHIRAFPDPHDRNAADKNANSLPGTLVERDVTNPHGYDFFLWSHIALQGTSRPVHYQVLIDEIGSSPNKLQNMVYEHCYQYMRSTTSVSLFPAVYYAHIASNRARSHENVPASSGPRSGPGIKLNNPPPPGPKPSEAPRLLAMPSVDRLAFNMWYI; translated from the exons ATGACTGGCGCGTCCAAACGCCGCCGCCGACACGGTGGCCCGACCAACTCTGCGGCAAAGCTTCAGAACACTACAGTCGAACAATACGATGGACCTTCGAATCAAGGGCGTCAGCCAGTGAACGCCGGAGTCATGTCCGCTCCGGCTAATACCCCTATGAATTTCTCCCCCATAAAATCGCCAGCTCTTGGTCGTGAGACAGGCCCAGGACCACTTAGTCCGCAAACCAATGCCTCGAATCAGATGCTTGACCCAGCTCGCGACACTGATATGTGCCATGATATAGAATTTTCACTTAAATTTAGTTCTTCG TTTTTTCATCACTTTCCATTTTGCATAATGTCCAACAACATGGCCGCCAAAGACAAGGGCAAGAAAAAAGCCGAGCCAACCTATGATGTTTATGACCAATTCAATGTGCGCAACTGGACTTTCTATGAAACTGACCCTGACAAGTATTTCGAAAATATCACTCTTGTCAAACGCCCGGGGTTTAATACCACCGGCAAGGAGATTACCGTTTCGGTCAATTCGTACCCAATCATTCAATTCCCGAATAAAACAGTATATCAATATGAT GTTTTGATTGGAAACGGCGCCGAAAAACGTGCTGTTGTAGACAAGGTGTGGAATGCCAAAACCAGAAAAGATAAACTTGGTAAATTCTGGATTTTTGACGGCAATAAGTTGGCATG GTCCACAAACAAGTTGAATCAAGATGTGAATGTGCTCATCGACCTCGACGCCGAAGCGGGAAGATCTGGTTCAAATGGGAAAAATGTTTTCCGCCTTGTTGTCCGACCCACCAAGAAGATCAATTTGGCAGTTCTTGATGAATATGTGCGCGGCACTATGCCGTTGAAAGAGGATGCTCAAGAAGCTTTCA ATTTCCTCGATCACCTTCTGCGAGAAACCCCAAGTAGAACCTTTATTCCAATCAAAAGGTCTTTCTTCTCAGAGGATAACCCAAAGCATGACCTCGGGTGTGGTGTTTTTGCATACAAGGGAATTTACCAAGCCATTCGTGCGGTTCAC CCCGGCAGATTGGCGGTAAATGTCGACGTTTCCAATTCATGTTTCTGGTCCTTGTATTCTTTGATTGGTCTGGCAATTGGACTTATGGACCTGCGCGACGTCCAACAGTTGATGCATTATTCGAAGCCAGTTGAAGATCCATATGGAGGTCATCAGCCTTCAAAAGAATTCCAGTTACTCAATAGATTGCACAAACTCAGAGTCCAGGCCAATTATCGTGGATGCCCGTGCGTTGGGAAGGAATGGACCATCAAGGAATTTCTCCTTGTGAATGCGAAGCAGTATACATTCGACGTCAAAGATCGTGCCACTGGTAAGTCTCGTACAATGAATATTTACGATTACTTCAAGGAGAAATACAGTATTATTCTCGACTACTGGCAACTTCCTGTGGTCCGAATGACCAAAGGGAGCGTTGTTTATCCCATGGAACTCCTTGCAGTCTATCGGGCGCAAAAATATCCATTCAAGCTCAATGAATTTCAGACCTCTGAAATGATAAAATTCGCGGCATCCAAACCAAACGAAAGGCGCCAGGCCATTGAGCGCTGCAAGATAAATCTGCGGCATTCCGAGGATCCTATTCTCAAAGAATACGGCCTTAAAGTTGCTGATTCCATGATGAGAACCAAAGCTCGTCTTCTTCCAAACCCTGAGATTCTCTTTGGAGGGAATCAGAAATGCAACCCTGGGACAAATGGTCGTTGGGATCTGCGGGGGAAGAAATTTTATTTGCCAAACGCCAGACCCTTAAAATCATGGGGCGTTGGGTACTTCAAAGGACGTCATCCTATCAATGGACCTCAAATCGAGGCGTTCTGTGATAACCTCGTTCGGACGTATCAAGGTCATGGCGGTATTGTGGAAACCAAGCGACCATTCATCATGGAACTCCCACAGGACCCTGCCAAGGCCGTCTATGACTTGTATAACGCGGTTGGAAATAATTACAATCAGCGCCCTCAACTTCTGATATTAATTGTCCAAGATCGCCATAGCTTCCATTATTTGCGAATCAAAAAGTCGTGCGACTGCCGCTTTGGAGTCCCTTCTCAGGTTTTACAGGGACGACAAGTTGTCAAAGGCAGCGGTCAATACATTTCGAATGTTTTAATGAAAATAAACGCGAAACTCGGCGGGACCACTGCCCGATCTCATTCGCGCTACAATACATCTCTGCCACCATTCACAATGATAATTGGTGCAGATGTTTCCCACTCGTCCCCAGGAAGTTATGCGCCAAGCATGGCGTCCTTTACAGTGTGCATGGACACTTTCGGTGGTCGCTACACTGCTGGATGCGAAACTAACGGTGAGCGCCGTGAAATTATTAGCCCCCTAAACATTAAAGAAATTTTGAGCCCTCTCATCCGTGAGTGGGTGATGAACATTGGAAATGGTCGAAATCCCGAGAACCTTTATTACTTCCGTGACGGTGTATCTGAGggacagcagcagcacaTCCTCCAGCGCGAGATTCGACATATCAAGGATATTTTCAAGGAAATCGCCATGGGTAAAGAATGGGAGGGCAAGCTCACCGTTGTTATTTGCTCGAAGAGGCACCATATCCGAGCTTTCCCGGACCCCCACGACCGTAACGCCGCGGATAAGAATGCGAATTCACTCCCGGGCACTCTTGTTGAACGAGATGTTACAAACCCCCACGGCTACGATTTCTTCTTGTGGTCTCATATCGCTCTTCAAGGAACCTCCCGACCCGTACATTATCAAGTCCTTATTGACGAGATTGGAAGCTCGCCAAATAAGCTCCAAAATATGGTTTATGAGCATTGTTATCAGTATATGCGGTCGACGACTTCTGTGTCTTTGT TTCCCGCGGTGTACTACGCTCATATTGCCTCAAACCGTGCAAGATCACACGAAAATGTCCCGGCAAGCTCGGGTCCACGGTCAGGCCCTGGTATCAAGTTGAATAACCCACCACCCCCAGGACCAAAACCAAGCGAGGCGCCTAGATTGCTTGCAATGCCCTCAGTGGACAGACTTGCTTTTAATATGTGGTACATTTGA